From Theileria annulata chromosome 1, complete sequence, *** SEQUENCING IN PROGRESS ***, one genomic window encodes:
- a CDS encoding uncharacterized protein (Tap821d03.p1c.C.cand.52 - score = 117.86): protein MYRFITNLKTIKCNSIYRRFYTPNATSTFLSNAVGELSNDQIIYSFDTLSRSKVRDSNLWDHLCDKIRFNLDTLDSKDLLKIIHSLAKVSHKKLSLLSVINRIILRKHKLIDPRDLTQYLIDLNKLDLLNINTFAPLVSAKIPDDISLFTNFDLCFILHLCSKLQYKDQLILDSICSRFLLNDYNYQELCSDKSLLAMVFRSLSFLQYKNELYKKLLYQGLPSSLYHFGSQELCNSLLSIVVSNLEANFDEQVKDIINSLIDRISERLSSLVEIEVNQLGICLYFLKYNMASFPGRFESLFNSIVELNIIYTPNTSKMQLGRLLDELKLKHKSELKIGPYTLDYAIPKINVAIEVNGYTHFFHNSKELNALTQLKYKILKDMGWNVVGINYYNWKNRNKQSRLDYIVKKITPFLEEKKIGEKYRKRRLVRSENSKNLICNIIVLIIKNIL from the exons CAGAAGATTCTATACACCTAATGCTACCTCCACCTTTCTATCAAACGCAGTTGGAGAATTATCTAATGACCAGATAATATACTCCTTCGACACTCTTAGTAGA AGTAAAGTTAGAGACTCTAACTTATGGGACCACCTGTGTGACAAGATTCGGTTCAATTTGGACACACTGGATTCAAAGGACCTTCTGAAAATAATTCACTCACTTGCAAAAGTATCACACAAAAAG CTATCATTATTGTCAGTAATTAATCGCATAATACTCCGAAAGCATAAACTTATTGATCCGAGAGATTTAACACAGTACCTAATTGATCTCAATAAGCTGGACttattgaatataaatacattCGCTCCTCTGGTTTCAGCTAAAATTCCAGACGATATTTCACTTTTCACAAACTTTGACCTATGTTTTATTCTACACTTATGTTCGAAATTGCAGTACAAAGACCAGCTAATATTGGACTCAATTTGTTCGAGGTTTCTTCTAAATGATTATAATTATCAGGAATTGTGTTCG GACAAGTCCCTTCTGGCCATGGTGTTCAGGTCACTGTCATTCTTGCAGTACAAGAATGAATTGTATAAAAAGTTGTTATACCAGGGATTACCTTCTTCTTTGTATCATTTTGGTTCTCAGGAACTATGCAACTCGCTGTTATCAATTGTTGTATCTAATTTGGAGGCAAACT TTGACGAACAAGTCaaagatataataaattcacTTATTGATAGAATTAGTGAAAGGCTTTCATCGCTAGTTGAGATTGAAGTCAACCAG CTAGGGATTTGTCTATACTTTTTGAAATATAACATGGCCTCTTTCCCCGGTAGATTTGAATCACTATTCAACTCAATCGTTGAACTAAACATTATATACACCCCAAATACGTCTAAAATGCAG CTCGGAAGACTGCTGGATGAACTCAAGTTAAAGCACAAGTCTGAACTAAAGATAGGGCCTTACACACTGGACTACGCCATCccaaaaataaat GTGGCTATAGAGGTGAACGGATACACTCACTTTTTCCACAACTCCAAAGAACTCAACGCACTAACCCAGCTCAAGTATAAGATTCTCAAAGATATGGGCTGGAACGTGGTTggaattaattattataactGGAAGAACAGAAACAAGCAG TCGAGATTGGACTACATAGTTAAAAAGATAACACCTTTCTTGGAAGAAAAAAAA ATAGGCGAAAAATACCGAAAAAGAAGATTAGTTAGGTCAgaaaatagtaaaaatttaatatgcaatataatagttttaattataaaaaatattttataa
- a CDS encoding Myb-like DNA binding protein (CDC5) (SMART 2 SANT (SM00717) at aa 6-55, E()=1.62e-13; 58-105, E()=3.32e-10), translating to MLIQIKGGVWKNTEDEVLKAAVMKYGLNNWSRVSSLLVNKSAKQCKARWFEWLDPHIKKTEWSREEEEKLLHLAKLFPTQWRTIGPLIGRTAYQCLQHYERLLDQAQGREEDDQFDPRKLRPGEIDPQLECKPSRADAVDMDDDEKEMLAEARARLANTRGKKAKRKAREKALEQSKRIAMLQKRRELKSAGINVRNFKMKKITMDYEKEIPFEMQPPKGFYPPDEERPANLSIKNIEQLEGIRRDQEMNKLRKDDIRKLKRLQSDDTPAAMSIFEKYDKSKTLKNKLVLPEPTMTDDEINQIIKMGADIQLLENVANSTVARTPMTTSIMEEARIAAMANRLQTPLEGEMNFPDSSFPVPPTPSQFQTPNPIKQLMAQTPLTIFGSRSSSAFTPRPSEPSVYDDASDSDPIGSKARLDMARLYVKASLSNLPEPEGNVEVTIPDIETMEEEEVEQDLDMEEIERRKQELEKKKQEERELLETQVIQRKLPRPVVFNSIVFVNDLENTFNESQSKYNQLINEEFVNLLAYDSVKHPIPHGRPADQYKPKEYFDLKLIEESRKLIDSEAENLSKGLEDSNLLLEWKTSNFKYSHLQKRYMPCEKLTLQEQKLAEEMLCKEYEKHLENLSKRIKSLENKYNVSTGGYRSREEKILKEIGEMYDSIIQSTNDCNSFKEMEQVERRSSEERISFQLSQLQKEKSMNRKLQV from the exons ATGCTCATCCAAATCAAGGGAGGAGTCTGGAAAAACACAGAGGATGAAGTCCTCAAGGCAGCAGTCATGAAATATGGCCTCAATAATTGGTCCAGAGTCTCGTCATTATTGGTAAATAAATCAGCAAAGCAATGTAAAGCAAGATG GTTCGAGTGGTTAGATCCACATATCAAAAAAACTGAATGGTCAAGAGAAGAGGAAGAAAAACTTCTACATCTAGCCAAATTATTTCCAACACAATGGAGAACAATCGGACCGCTAATAGGAAGAACAGCATATCAATGCCTCCAACATTATGAACGTCTCCTAGACCAAGCTCAAGGGCGAGAAGAG gATGATCAATTTGATCCAAGAAAACTGAGACCGGGTGAAATTGATCCGCAATTGGAGTGTAAACCCTCAAGAGCTGATGCAGTGGATATGGATGATGACGAAAAGGAAATGCTGGCGGAAGCAAGAGCACGTTTGGCAAATACACGCGGAAAAAAGGCTAAAAGGAAGGCACGAGAGAAGGCCCTGGAACAATCAAAACGAATCGCAATGCTACAAAAACGTAGAGAATTAAAATCAGCAGGAATAAATGTTAGAAACTtcaaaatgaaaaaaataacaatGGATTATGAAAAGGAAATACCATTTGAAATGCAACCACCAAAGGGATTTTATCCTCCAGATGAAGAAAGGCCAGCTAACCTATCAATTAAgaa TATTGAGCAACTGGAGGGAATTCGTCGAGACCAagaaatgaataaattgaGAAAAGATGATATAAGAAAGCTAAAGAGACTACAGAGTGATGACACACCGGCTGCAATGTCAATTTTTGAAAAGTACGACAAATCAAAAACATTGAAGAATAAACTTGTACTACCAGAACCAACAATGACAGATGATGAAATA AATCAAATAATCAAAATGGGAGCGGACATCCAGCTTTTGGAAAATGTAGCCAACAGCACGGTGGCAAGGACACCAATGACCACCTCAATAATGGAGGAAGCAAGAATAGCAGCAATGGCTAATAGATTGCAAACACCACTTGAA GGAGAAATGAACTTTCCCGACTCATCATTCCCTGTGCCGCCAACTCCTTCACAGTTTCAGACCCCTAACCCAATTAAACAGCTTATG GCTCAGACCCCCTTAACTATCTTTGGATCGAGGTCTTCCTCAGCATTTACGCCTAGACCAAGTGAACCCTCAGTATATGATGACGCCTCGGATTCGGACCCGATTGGATCaaa GGCTAGACTGGATATGGCAAGGTTATACGTAAAGGCAAGCTTGTCAAACCTCCCAGAGCCAGAAGGGAATGTTGAAGTTACAATTCCAGATATTGAAACCATGGAAGAGGAAGAAGTTGAACAAGATTTGGATATGGAAGAGATAGAAAGACGTAAACAGGAATTGGAAAAGAAAAAACAAGAAGAAAGAGAACTCCTGGAGACACAAGTCATCCAGAGAAAGCTGCCAAGACCAGTAGTCTTCAATTCAATAGTTTTTGTAAATGACCTAgaaaatacatttaatgAATCGCAGTCCAAGTATAACCagttaataaatgaagAGTTCGTAAACCTGCTGGCATACGACAGTGTGAAACATCCTATTCCTCACGGAAGACCTGCGGACCAGTACAAACCTAAGGAGTATTTTGATTTGAAACTAATAGAG GAATCAAGGAAACTAATCGATTCCGAAGCGGAAAACTTGTCAAAAGGCCTAGAAGATTCAAATTTGTTGCTAGAATG GAAAACGAGCAACTTTAAGTATTCTCACCTCCAAAAGAGATATATGCCATGTGAAAAGCTAACACTGCAAGAACAAAAGTTAGCGGAAGAAATGTTATGTAAAGAATACGAGAAACACCTGGAAAATCTATCTAAGAGAATAAAAAGCCTGGAAAATAAGTATAATGTGTCAACTGGAGGGTATCGCAGTAGAGAAGAAAAAATACTTAAAGAAATTG GAGAAATGTATGATTCCATTATACAATCAACAAATGACTGCAACTCATTCAAGGAAATGGAACAGGTGGAAAGAAGATCATCGGAGGAGAGAATATCATTCCAGTTGAGCCAATTACAGAAGGAAAAATCAATGAACAGAAAATTACAGGTATAA